The genomic interval TGCGACTTCAAGTTGGCGGTGGATCAGTGGCCCCCACCCGCCCGTCCATGCGCTCCGCCTTGACGGCACGCGCACAGGGAGGCGGGCAGGGCGGCCGTAGCGGCCACCGCCTCGTACGCCTGCCCTCCCGGCACACCGTCCGCCCCCTTCCTGGTTCCACAGCCCCGTGGCTCAGGCCCTCGACGCGCGCCCGCGGGCGGCTCACGGATGGCGGGACGCCGTACTCCGCTGCGCCGGGGACCGAACGCCGCGGGCCGTGGGCCGTCGGCCGCGCCGTGTCTGTGGCGCGCCGCTCACCGTCGCCAGCAGGCGGTCCACGTCCGCAGGCGAGTTGAACCAGTGGCAGGAAACCCGGATGCCGCCCATGCCGCCCGCGTAGCGCACGCTCACGGCGACGCCCGATGCCGACAAACGCTCGGCGAGGGCGATGTCGGAAGCGTTGTGTCCCGTGGTGAAGGTGACGATGCCTGACCGGTGCTCGACCGCCCGCGGGGTAACGATGTGGACGCCCGTCCGTAGGAGCCCCTCCAGGAGGTGCTCGGTCAGGGAGAAGACGCGCGCCCAGACCTCGTCGATGCCGTGGGCGAGAAGGAGGTCCACCGCTGCGGAGAGCCCGATGCCGCCGGGGTAGTTCGCCGTTCCTCCGGTTTCCCAAGCCCGTGCGTCGTCGGTGTAGGTGAACTCCTGGAAGGGGTCGGTATCGGGCCGCAGGAAAGCCTCACCCCAGGTGGCCGCCGGTGGGTTCGCCGCGAAGAATCCGTGCAGAGGGCGGTTCAGACGGGGGCGGATGCCGGGGGACAGGTATAGGAAGCCCGTTCCGAAGGGTGAGTTGAGCCACTTGTGGCCGCTGCTCACGAGGACGTCCACGGGAGTGCGCGACACGTCGAACGGCACCGCTCCGATGTGCTGGGCGCCGTCCACGAGGAGCATGATGCCGCGCTCGCGGCACAGCTCGGAGATCGACGCGATATCGGCGCGGAAGCCCGTGGTCCACTGGACGGAGCTCAGCGCCAGAGCCGACACGTGGAAATCGAGGTACCGGTCGATCGTGTCGACGGTGATACTGCCGTCCTCATGAGGGATCCTGCATATCTTCACACCTCTGCTTTCCAGCTGTGACCAGGTGACACCCATCTGGATGTACTCGGTCTCCGGTACGGCGACCACGTCTCCCGAGGCGAGCGGAAGCGCGAGCGCCGCGGTGTTCAGCGCATGGGTCGCGCTCTCCATGAGGGCGATGTCCCGCGCCTGCGCGCCGATGAGCTCGGCCACACGGGGGCGCGCCGCGTCCCGCGCCCGGTTGAGGCGGCCGTGGTGGGCCGTGCCCGAATCGGGCGGGACCTGGTGCACCTGGTCGACGAAGTCGCGCACGGCCCGCACGGCGGTCCGGGGAGCGATGCCGATGCATGCCGTGTCGAGATACGCGGCCTGCCCGACGGACGGGAACTCGGCTCGTACGGCCCGCTGAAGGGCCTGGTGGAGGGCCATGGTCAGCTCCCGTCCACCGCGCCGGACCGGCGGTGTTCGTCGAGGAACCGGACCACGGGGCCGAACACGTCCAGGGCGGCACCACGGCCGATGATCGGGTCCATGTGGCCGTACCCGGGGACTTCGACATAGCGGATGTCGAGCTGTGGGAACCGCCGCGTCAGGACGTCGTAACACAGCTCGTTGGAGTCGAGCCAGATCTTGTTGTCGCTGCCGGAGACCAGCATGACGGGGCAGTCGATGCGGTCGGCGTGGTCGAGGGCGTTCTCCGGCAGACGGCCGTAGCGGTGGCCACCGGGGTTCCAGCGCACCACGGAGTGGGCGAGCTCCATGCGCCGCAGGTGCGGCAGCACCCACGTCGGCAGCGTCCCGAACAGCTCGGCCAGCCGATCGTGGGTGATCTTGTCGAGGTTCTCGTGCGCGAAGAGCGACGCGCCCGTGCCCCAGGCCGAGTTCTGGAGAATCTGGCAGGTGGGGTCGTCGCAGTCGGCGGACAGGGAGGCGAGCGCGAACACCGGGGTGTACCGCGAGCGCAGTCCGACCTTCTTGAAGTCGACCGGGAGATGGGCCCAGCGGGTCCGCAGCAGCTCGCCGCCCAGGTGCAGGCGCAGCCGGGTCCTGCCGCTGACCTTCGGCGTCATGAACACGCCTTGTGCGACCACGCCGGCCAGCCCGGGCACCAACCCGGCGGTCATGCTCATCGACAGCGATATCGCGCCGAGGCAGTGGGCGACCACGAAAAGCCGGCGCTCGCCGATCCGTCCGCGGATGTACGCGACCGCCTCGGGGATGTCGAAGAGCGCGACGTCGTCGAAGGAGTAGCGTTCCCGGCGCTCGTTGTGCGGCAGCCGGCAGCTGCCCCGCCAGTCCAGCAGCCAGGGTTCGTAGCCGGCGTCGAGGAGCACGTCCACGAGGTTGCGGGTCTCCGGGAGGGTGAAGATGTCCGAGGACGCCGTGAGGCCGTGGAGCAGCAGCACCGCGGGCCGGTCGGTGCCGTCGGCGCCGTCGGCGGCGATCCGGCACAGGCCGAGCTCGGCGCCGTCGGACGCCTCGAACGGGATCTGCTCGATCGTGGCGCCGTCGAGCTGAATGTGGAGCGGCCGTAGCGTCATGTGAGTCGTTCCCTGTCCTTGTCCAGTTTCTTGAGTTTCGCCTGGAACCGGTCCTTGTCCCGGTCGATGGCGTCCCGGCGCAGATCCAGCAGATCGGCTCCGGCCCGCAGCGTGGGCTCCGCCAGCCCCTGGACCATCTGCTGGGTGAACCACAGGAGCCAGGTGAGCTTCGCGGTCCGCTGCTCCTGCAGCGACAGGGCGGGATTCACCCGGATGCCGTCGATCTGCTCGCGCCGGTAGCTCTTGCCGGGCACCTTCATCACGCCGGACAGACTGGCCGGTTCGCCCTCCCGGCCGGCCTCGACCGTGAGGGTCCGGGCCTGCTTCCAGTAGTCGGTCCGTGCCCGGGCCGTCTTCCAGCCCTCCAGCCACCACGCCTGGCCGTCGCTGTCGCGCAGCGCGAGCCGGTAGCGCAGCAGGGGGTGGTCCGTGCCGTGCCTGAGCGGGATCCCCTCGTCCGGGCGGACCCAGATCTCGCCGTCCTCGACCGTGAGCGGATCCTTGTGCAGCCTCGGGCAGGTCACCGTGCCGCTCACGTGGATGGTCCGGTGCTCCGTGAGCTGGTACATGCTCGCGATGGACAGCGTCAGCGCGAAGGCGCAGCGGGTGTCGGGCGAGCCGTCGACGGGGCCCAGCTTTCCCCGCATCGTCTCCGGGAACCACAGATGGGGCGGGTCCTCGCGGCGGGGCAGGACGACCAGGCCGTCGCGGGCCATCCGCTCGTAGTTCTTCAGTTGGGCCTTGGCGTCGTAGCGGGTGGCCGGGGGCAGCTTGTGCCGGGCGATGAAGGCGTCGGTGCGCTCGCTCGTCGCCGCCGGGCCCAGCAACGTCGCCTCGCACAGCTTCTGCGCGGCGGGGTTGCGCAGGACGCGGGCCAGGAACTCCAGCTCGGGAACCGGGTCGCGATCCATGCGGGACAGGAAGTCGGCCAGCCAGTCGTCCCACCCCAGCACCTGGACGTTCATACCGCCCAGCGCCATGTCGCGGACCAGTTCGGGCAGAGTGTTGGCCCGGCCGGTCAGGTGGTAGTTCTGGCCCCAGGCGCTCGGCTCGCACACCACGGCGGTCGCGATCCGGCTCACCCAGTCGACGGGCGCCACGTTGAGGTAGCGCATCGCCGGGGCGGTCCGGTAGCGGGAGATCACCGACATGTAGCCGGAGCTGATGTCATGCCCGTTGTACGCGCCGGTACGGGTGTGCCCGACGATGCCGCCCGGGCGCAGGAACGTCACCGTCAGACCGCGCTCGCGGGCGCGCCGGAGCGCCGCCTCCGCGGCCCATTTCGCCTTGTCGTATCCGGCGGCCAGCCGGTCGACGTGGGCGACAGGGTCGTCCTCGCCCATGGAGGTGACGCCCAGTTCGTTGAACACGGCGACCGACGAGATGTGGTGGAGCGGCTTGGCCGGGCCGGTCATCGCGAGTTCCGCCAGCGTCAGCGCGCCCAGGACGTTGGTCCGGCGCAGCGAGTGGTAGCCCCGGAGGAAGTCGACCGCCGCCGCCACGTTGACGATGGAGTCGAGCTCCTGCGCCAGCGCCGCCCACCGGTCGTCCGACAGCCCCAGCCGCGGCTGCCGGACGTCGCCGACCAGCACGGTGATCCGGCGCTTGACCTCGGCGGACCAGGGCAGCGCGAAACTGGTCAGCGCCTCGGCCAAGCGCTGTTCCGCGGCCTGGGCGCTGTCCGCTCGCACCAGGCACACGAGGTGCGCGCGGCTGTGCCGCAGCAGGTCGAAGAGCATGTGGCTGCCGAGGAAGCCCGTCGCACCGGTCAGCAGGATCCGGCGGGGCGGGGCCGGGTCGGGGTCGCCGCACCACGGGAGCCGGTCGGCGCGCGCCAGGTCGGCGGTGATCAGCGCGAGGTCGTCGTTGTCGTCGCCCTGCGGAGGCTCCTCATCCACCGGCGCGGCCGTGGGAGCGGTGGCGAGGGCGGGCTGCCCGGTCGTGCGCAGCCAGCGCTGCGCGAGGCGGCGGGGCCGGGCGTCCGCGAAGACGTCGTCCAGGCTGAGCCGGACGTCCAATTCACGGTCGAGCGCCGCCACGAGCTCCACCGCGTCCACCGAGGTCGCCCCCGCCTCGAACAGGTCGGTCTCGGCATCGACCGGCGCCCCGTGCAGGAACCGGGCCGCCTTCGAAGCGATGGCCGAGGCCAGCCCGTCCAGGCTCCACACCCCGCCCGCGCCGCCTGTCGCCCCGCCCGCGCCGCCTGTCGCCCCGCCCGCGCCGCCTGTCGCCGCGGGCGGCGTCGCGGGGCCCGGCTTGTCGAAGCGGGCCAGCAGGGCCGCCACCGCGGCCGCGCCGCGACCGCCGCTTTCGACCAGCTCTTCTTCGTGCCGGCGGCCGGAGCTCCCCGGCCCGTCCAGTCCCTTCACGTCCGGTTCCCTCACTTGGTCTCATCCCCTGTTCGTGTCGTTGCGGCGTTCCACGAGCGGAACTCCCTCAGCCGCGCCGGCGTGACCACCGCTTGGAGCTGTGGCGCGTCGGCGTCCTCGCCCCCCAGGGCGGCGACCAGCCGCCGTGCCGGGACGTTGCGGTCCGTGTGTTCGGCGGTCAGCCGGACCGACCGGCAGCCCAGGGCCTCGGCCCGGTCGGCGAGCCACCGCAGCAGCCGCTCTTCGGCGCCGCGGCCCAGCACCCGGCAGCTGAGCATCCACGCCAAGACGTCGAGCGTGTCGCCGTCGGGACGGATCGCCACCACGCCGATCTGCCCGTACGCGCCGAACCGGTCGCGCGCCGACGCCGTCCACACCTCGCCCTCCCG from Streptomyces albireticuli carries:
- a CDS encoding aminotransferase class V-fold PLP-dependent enzyme, which gives rise to MALHQALQRAVRAEFPSVGQAAYLDTACIGIAPRTAVRAVRDFVDQVHQVPPDSGTAHHGRLNRARDAARPRVAELIGAQARDIALMESATHALNTAALALPLASGDVVAVPETEYIQMGVTWSQLESRGVKICRIPHEDGSITVDTIDRYLDFHVSALALSSVQWTTGFRADIASISELCRERGIMLLVDGAQHIGAVPFDVSRTPVDVLVSSGHKWLNSPFGTGFLYLSPGIRPRLNRPLHGFFAANPPAATWGEAFLRPDTDPFQEFTYTDDARAWETGGTANYPGGIGLSAAVDLLLAHGIDEVWARVFSLTEHLLEGLLRTGVHIVTPRAVEHRSGIVTFTTGHNASDIALAERLSASGVAVSVRYAGGMGGIRVSCHWFNSPADVDRLLATVSGAPQTRRGRRPTARGVRSPAQRSTASRHP
- a CDS encoding alpha/beta fold hydrolase, with product MTLRPLHIQLDGATIEQIPFEASDGAELGLCRIAADGADGTDRPAVLLLHGLTASSDIFTLPETRNLVDVLLDAGYEPWLLDWRGSCRLPHNERRERYSFDDVALFDIPEAVAYIRGRIGERRLFVVAHCLGAISLSMSMTAGLVPGLAGVVAQGVFMTPKVSGRTRLRLHLGGELLRTRWAHLPVDFKKVGLRSRYTPVFALASLSADCDDPTCQILQNSAWGTGASLFAHENLDKITHDRLAELFGTLPTWVLPHLRRMELAHSVVRWNPGGHRYGRLPENALDHADRIDCPVMLVSGSDNKIWLDSNELCYDVLTRRFPQLDIRYVEVPGYGHMDPIIGRGAALDVFGPVVRFLDEHRRSGAVDGS
- a CDS encoding thioester reductase domain-containing protein, whose protein sequence is MKGLDGPGSSGRRHEEELVESGGRGAAAVAALLARFDKPGPATPPAATGGAGGATGGAGGATGGAGGVWSLDGLASAIASKAARFLHGAPVDAETDLFEAGATSVDAVELVAALDRELDVRLSLDDVFADARPRRLAQRWLRTTGQPALATAPTAAPVDEEPPQGDDNDDLALITADLARADRLPWCGDPDPAPPRRILLTGATGFLGSHMLFDLLRHSRAHLVCLVRADSAQAAEQRLAEALTSFALPWSAEVKRRITVLVGDVRQPRLGLSDDRWAALAQELDSIVNVAAAVDFLRGYHSLRRTNVLGALTLAELAMTGPAKPLHHISSVAVFNELGVTSMGEDDPVAHVDRLAAGYDKAKWAAEAALRRARERGLTVTFLRPGGIVGHTRTGAYNGHDISSGYMSVISRYRTAPAMRYLNVAPVDWVSRIATAVVCEPSAWGQNYHLTGRANTLPELVRDMALGGMNVQVLGWDDWLADFLSRMDRDPVPELEFLARVLRNPAAQKLCEATLLGPAATSERTDAFIARHKLPPATRYDAKAQLKNYERMARDGLVVLPRREDPPHLWFPETMRGKLGPVDGSPDTRCAFALTLSIASMYQLTEHRTIHVSGTVTCPRLHKDPLTVEDGEIWVRPDEGIPLRHGTDHPLLRYRLALRDSDGQAWWLEGWKTARARTDYWKQARTLTVEAGREGEPASLSGVMKVPGKSYRREQIDGIRVNPALSLQEQRTAKLTWLLWFTQQMVQGLAEPTLRAGADLLDLRRDAIDRDKDRFQAKLKKLDKDRERLT